The sequence AACTGTAAAGACTGAAACTGCAAACTTTAAAGAGATTAAAGTTTTAGCAAAGGCAGTAAAGATTGAAATTAATTTGTAAAATATTAGCTAGATGAGAGTGAAGGTTCTTATCTAGCTTTTTTTTATAGTTTATTCGTAGCAGTTTTTCTTGCAAAATAAGTTGCAGGAATTCTAATTGGTATAACAATAGAATATATAGTTATGAAGACAAATTCATTTGGGGTGGGACACATTAAGGATAAATTTGAAGGATTAATTAACATATTACTTAATTCCGCTCAAGGACTAAAAGAAAAAATAATAAAAGTGTCAGCTAAGGAGATTATTAACACAGGACAAATAGAGGTTGTAGTTTTGTTTGGAAATAACAAAGAGAAGGTGGCTCAATCTGCACAAAAAAATGGAGTTAAGTTTGAAGATTTAGATTTTGGGTTTGGGATATTAACCTTACCAGCAGCAGAAATAGAAAAGATAAATCTTATTGAAGGAATATCATATGCTGAATTACCTAAGGCGTTATTCACTTCTGATATTAACAGCAATAAGGCGTCATGTATTCCTCAAGCTTGGGATCGATATGGGCTATCCGGTGAAAAAATACTTGTAGGCTTTGTTGATACGGGAATTGATTATCTTCATCCAGCGTTTATGAATACAGATGGAACAACAAGAATAGAGTTCATTTATGATTTGACTGATAACTCAAAGGTGTATACTAAAGAACAGATTAATGCAGCAATAAAAAGCAAAAATCCTTTAAGTATAGTAATGGCAGATGACCCTGTTGGACATGGAACACATGTGGCTGGAATAGCTTGTGGAGGTGGAAACATTCCATTAGAGAATAGAGGGGTTGCATATAACAGTTCTATAGCAATGGTGAAAACTACAAGGTATGGTAATGCTAATTATGCTTTAAGCACACAAATAATGAGAGGAATAAAGTTTCTTATTGATAAGTCTCAAGAATTGAACCAACCTACTGTTATAAATATAAGTATGAGTACAAACGATGGAGCACATAATGGTACAAGCTTATTAGAGCAGTATATTCAAGTTATGAGCAGCTTAGAACTAGTAACTATAGTTATAGCTACAGGTAATGAAGGAGAAGCAGCTCATCATGCTGGTGGCATAGTAACAAAGGAGTCTATCAATATAGATTTTGCAATAGCAGCAGGGGAGAGCGGGGTAATCCTACAATTATATAAACCTGTATTAACACAATTATCTTTAGAAATAGTATCACCAGAAGGGAACAGAAGTGGCAGTATAAGATTAGCAGAAGGACTTAATCAAGTTAGAATTGGACAGAATGTTGGATTGATTTATAATACAGGACCAAAACCATTCGATATAATTGGAGAAATAGTAATTACCTTATTGCCTATAGGAGAAACTTTTGAGCAAGGAGGAACTTGGTCTCTAAGAATAACCAATGAATCAGAATATACAGGAGAATATGATTTATGGATGCCAATCAGTGAGGGGCTTAGTCCTGACACGAAGTTTTTACAACCTAATGTATATAATACCTTGGGGATACCAGCAACAGTAAGAGGTGTGATATCAGTGGGAAG comes from Clostridium sp. TW13 and encodes:
- a CDS encoding S8 family peptidase; its protein translation is MKTNSFGVGHIKDKFEGLINILLNSAQGLKEKIIKVSAKEIINTGQIEVVVLFGNNKEKVAQSAQKNGVKFEDLDFGFGILTLPAAEIEKINLIEGISYAELPKALFTSDINSNKASCIPQAWDRYGLSGEKILVGFVDTGIDYLHPAFMNTDGTTRIEFIYDLTDNSKVYTKEQINAAIKSKNPLSIVMADDPVGHGTHVAGIACGGGNIPLENRGVAYNSSIAMVKTTRYGNANYALSTQIMRGIKFLIDKSQELNQPTVINISMSTNDGAHNGTSLLEQYIQVMSSLELVTIVIATGNEGEAAHHAGGIVTKESINIDFAIAAGESGVILQLYKPVLTQLSLEIVSPEGNRSGSIRLAEGLNQVRIGQNVGLIYNTGPKPFDIIGEIVITLLPIGETFEQGGTWSLRITNESEYTGEYDLWMPISEGLSPDTKFLQPNVYNTLGIPATVRGVISVGSYDYVTNVISAFSGRGRLIQLNGQFKPDLVAPGNAIISAVPGGSFDVKSGTSMATPHVTGSAALLMEWGLVKGNDPFLYGDRLKYYLIKGARRKRLDVLYPNPNWGYGELCVEETLNLLALNLTRDIDEYRGCVDKENRVEYSFGNIYVRLPSSYVLGKN